The Methanosphaera sp. BMS genome contains a region encoding:
- the glmS gene encoding glutamine--fructose-6-phosphate transaminase (isomerizing), which translates to MCGIVGCMLKDNRKAAPVLLDCAEKLEYRGYDSVGLATYDEKIHVKKDEGYIESVDEALDLADMPGNYGIAHVRWASVGKPSKRNSHPHLDEEETVAVVHNGTISNYTILKNKLIGEGHKFISQTDTEVISHLMEKFMDEGLNLEHALRKTIELLDGSYAVVAISSREPNKIVATRKDSPLVLGEKNESYYLASDIPAMIKYTNDIIELNKGEIVVITNEKMEIHDENDNIIERKPVTIDWTPEMVEKNDYEHYMLKEIYDQPEAVRRTLSQKDKIRKILEDIGDIEKICIVACGTSYHAALSGKYIIESEARIPTNVVLASEFSHSLNIMDEKTLLIGMSQSGETADTIKALNSVEGPIKMAIVNVEISEMTKIVDYTILTKAGPELSVAATKTYTAQVTVMYMIAAILGDNEELLNKLNKVPEYIDDILENRKTIKSMAKTYLYANELFYIGKGFSYPTALEAALKMKEISYIHAEAYASGELKHGPLALIDNNMPVITIIPPGKDHNLTLNSLEEVKARNSRIVTVCSEDDDLVQDKSEECILINPYVDEILAPLVYIVALQLLAYYITIEKKHNPDRPRNLAKTLTV; encoded by the coding sequence ATGTGTGGAATAGTAGGATGTATGCTTAAGGATAACCGAAAAGCAGCTCCAGTATTATTGGACTGTGCAGAAAAGCTTGAATATCGTGGTTATGATTCAGTAGGTCTGGCAACATACGATGAAAAGATACATGTAAAAAAGGATGAAGGATATATAGAAAGCGTTGATGAAGCACTGGACTTGGCAGATATGCCAGGTAATTATGGAATAGCACACGTAAGATGGGCATCTGTCGGAAAACCGTCTAAACGCAATTCACATCCACATCTTGATGAAGAAGAAACTGTAGCGGTTGTACACAATGGAACCATTTCAAACTATACGATACTGAAGAATAAACTTATAGGCGAAGGTCATAAGTTCATATCACAAACCGATACGGAAGTAATCTCACATTTAATGGAAAAATTTATGGACGAAGGATTGAACTTGGAACATGCACTGCGTAAAACTATAGAATTATTGGATGGAAGCTATGCTGTTGTTGCAATAAGTAGTAGAGAACCTAACAAAATAGTGGCAACCCGAAAAGATTCGCCTCTTGTACTTGGAGAAAAAAATGAATCATACTATCTTGCCTCTGACATACCGGCCATGATAAAATATACCAATGACATAATAGAATTAAATAAGGGAGAAATTGTCGTAATTACAAATGAAAAAATGGAGATTCACGATGAAAATGATAATATCATAGAAAGAAAACCAGTAACAATAGACTGGACTCCTGAAATGGTGGAAAAAAATGACTATGAACATTACATGCTAAAAGAGATATATGATCAGCCAGAAGCTGTTAGAAGAACCCTATCCCAGAAGGATAAAATAAGAAAAATCCTGGAGGATATAGGTGATATTGAAAAGATATGCATTGTTGCATGTGGAACCAGTTATCATGCGGCTTTAAGTGGAAAGTATATCATCGAATCTGAAGCACGAATTCCTACAAATGTAGTATTGGCATCAGAATTTTCTCATTCATTGAATATAATGGATGAAAAAACATTACTAATTGGAATGTCACAGTCAGGTGAAACCGCCGATACTATTAAAGCTTTGAATTCAGTCGAAGGTCCGATAAAAATGGCAATAGTAAATGTTGAAATATCCGAGATGACAAAAATAGTGGATTACACCATACTTACAAAAGCAGGACCGGAATTATCGGTTGCAGCCACAAAAACTTACACTGCACAGGTAACGGTAATGTATATGATTGCAGCAATACTGGGAGATAATGAAGAATTATTGAATAAATTAAATAAAGTACCTGAGTATATAGATGATATTCTTGAAAACCGTAAAACGATAAAATCCATGGCAAAGACATACTTATATGCCAATGAATTATTCTATATAGGAAAAGGATTTTCATATCCGACGGCACTGGAAGCCGCTCTTAAGATGAAGGAGATATCATATATACATGCAGAAGCATACGCTTCCGGTGAACTGAAGCATGGGCCGTTGGCATTAATAGACAACAACATGCCGGTAATAACAATAATACCTCCTGGCAAGGATCATAATCTGACATTAAATAGTCTGGAAGAGGTAAAAGCACGCAACTCCAGAATAGTAACAGTTTGCTCCGAAGATGATGACCTTGTACAGGATAAATCAGAGGAGTGTATCCTGATTAATCCATATGTTGATGAGATTCTTGCACCGCTAGTCTATATTGTAGCATTGCAACTGCTTGCATACTACATTACCATAGAAAAAAAGCACAACCCCGACAGACCAAGAAATCTTGCAAAAACACTGACTGTATGA